The Malus domestica chromosome 10, GDT2T_hap1 genome contains a region encoding:
- the LOC139188643 gene encoding uncharacterized protein, with translation MRVTGVYGTTYSGEKAEFWAWMQSHFSPSDVPWLCGGDFNEFIWDYEKSGGVAVNYNRPQFLADFMNATELFDLEFKGPAFTWRGFRRGEWVEESLDRGLINGLWQESELDGPKRQKLFRFEAFWAKDEECKLLVSECWARRGEAGAPVQWVSKINDCRSCLIRWSRNKFKKRGQLIEDLTQQLGVLQENWGPNFTVIQEKSRLIDDLRAQEESYWHQRSRVQWLREGDANTKFFHQSTL, from the exons ATGCGGGTTACTGGTGTATATGGTACAACTTACTCTGGTGAAAAAGCTGAATTTTGGGCTTGGATGCAATCTCATTTCTCTCCATCGGATGTTCCTTGGCTCTGTGGTGGTGATTTCAATGAATTCATTTGGGATTATGAGAAGTCCGGAGGAGTGGCGGTTAATTACAATCGGCCTCAGTTTTTGGCGGATTTTATGAATGCTACTGAATTGTTTGATCTGGAGTTCAAGGGCCCTGCCTTTACGTGGAGGGGTTTTAGGCGTGGGGAGTGGGTGGAAGAAAGCTTGGACAGGGGTCTAATTAATGGGTTGTGGCAGGAG TCTGAGTTAGATGGGCCTAAACGACAGAAGTTGTTTCGTTTTGAGGCTTTTTGGGCTAAGGATGAGGAATGTAAATTGTTGGTTAGTGAGTGCTGGGCTCGGCGGGGGGAGGCAGGGGCTCCGGTTCAATGGGTGTCTAAAATTAATGATTGTAGGTCTTGCCTTATTCGATGGAGTCGCAATAAATTCAAAAAGCGCGGCCAGCTAATTGAGGACCTCACCCAGCAACTCGGGGTGCTTCAGGAGAATTGGGGTCCGAATTTTACTGTAATTCAGGAGAAGTCTAGACTGATTGATGACCTTCGCGCTCAGGAGGAAAGTTATTGGCATCAACGATCTCGTGTTCAGTGGTTACGTGAGGGTGATGCAAATACTAAATTCTTCCATCAATCAACATTATAA
- the LOC103412147 gene encoding uncharacterized protein: MTGFAEGENVTLDLLKKKMAEFAKERDWDQFHSPRNLLLAMVGEVGELSEIFQWKGEVPKGLPDWKEEEKEHLGEELSDVLLYLVRLSDICGVDLGKAALRKVELNAIKYPVSQKQSETTTATNEDIAQLG; encoded by the exons atgaCTGGTTTTGCGGAAGGAGAAAATGTCACCCTTGATCTTCTCAAGAAGAAAATGGCCGAGTTTGCAAAAGAGAGAGACTGGGATCAGTTCCACAGCCCCAGAAACCTTCTCCTAGCTATG GTGGGAGAAGTGGGAGAGCTATCTGAGATATTTCAATGGAAAGGGGAGGTTCCAAAAGGGCTGCCAGATTGGAAGGAGGAGGAAAAGGAGCACCTGGGAGAAGAGCTTTCTGATGTGCTGCTGTATCTGGTCAGGCTTTCTGACATTTGTGGTGTTGATCTAGGCAAAGCTGCCCTGCGCAAGGTGGAACTCAATGCCATTAAGTATCCTGTTTCACAGAAGCAGAGCGAAACAACCACCGCCACCAATGAGGACATTGCACAGCTGGGATAA